TCGGATTATGAATCCAATTCGGTTAAGGGTCTGGGATCGTCCGCTTTCGCTTGGGGCAGTTGCGGCGGCTTCTCCTGCGGCTAAGCCATTTTTGCAATTTGCGGCATCGCAGTTGTCTGATCGTGATGCACAACGGTGCGGATCACTAAGGCAAGGTGCATTACGTGCCCGATTCCGCACCCGTGGTGAAGGCCAAGGAGGCGCCATCATCGCAGCTGGCGGTTCGCGTGGACATTTGGAGCTGGGGGTTGAGAACGGCGATCTATACTACCGCTTAATATGTGATGGCGTTGCCGTCGCTGATGTTGTTTCCCCAGGTCATTACGATAACGGTGATTGGCACGATATTATTCTCGTGAGTGGACGCGGTGCCATCGATCTTTATGCTGATGGGACACCCTTAATACACGTTCCTGGTGAGGCATTTTTCGCTGATCTTGGGGATATTAGTCGAGTTACGGTGGGGGCGAACCTTGACGGAATTCGACTTTTTGGTGAAGCTCAAACTGCCTATATTTATGATGCGGTTTTGTCTGATTTCCAGATCAAGCGACTTGTTGGTGCCGAGCCTATTCCAACGCGCGCTTTGTTTGATACAGGTCTAAAAGGTTCCAAAAGCTACCGAATTCCCTCACTCATCACCCTCAAGTCGGGAGTGGTCATTGCAGGGGCGGATCAGCGGGTGTCTATAGCCAATGACAGCCCTAATGACATCAATTTTGTTATCCGACGCAGCCTAGATGGAGGAACCACGTGGGAAGATCCCCAAACTCTCATCGTGTATCCAGGTTCCGGTCGGCTGGGGGCCTCCGTTATCGACTCCGTAGTCGTACAAGATGAAGAATCTGGACGAGTAATCGTTCTTATCGATCACTTCCCAGGTGGTATTGGTCAACCTAACTGTAAGGTGGGCACAGGTTTCGACGAGCAGGGGCACAAGCTGCTATTCGATAAAACCGGTAGGAAGTATTCTTTGGCTGAGTCGGGTGCGGTATTGGATGAAAACGGGGGAACCACAGAATATCGTGTTGAAGACAATGGAGATGTGTTTGTTGGTTCGGAGCAACGAGGAAACATCCACTTAGCTGAAGGTGTTGATCCGAATGAAAGCCTCTTGAGCGCTCGAACCTGTTACTTACAGATGATCTACAGTGATGACGATGGTGAAACGTGGTCGCAACCTATTGACATCACCGCACAGGTGAAGAAGGACTGGAATCGTTTTTTTGGAACTTCGCCAGGAAACGGGATTCAGATTAAGAAAGGACCATATAAAGGGCGCATTTTAATTCCGGTTTATTACAACCATGAGGAAGGCATTACCTTTTCCTGTGCTGTAATTTACACGGATGATGCTGGTCGCACCTGGCATTTGGGTGATTCTCCCAATGACGGTCGGGAATTGTTTGGCAAGACCATCTCTTCACGAGATCTGAATGATGATATTGGCTCGTTGCATGAATCGGCGATCATCGAAGGAAAAAGCGGGAATATCCACGTATACATGCGCAACCAACACCCTAGCGGCCGAGTGGCTCACGCAGTAAGCGAAGACGGTGGGCAAACCTGGGGTGAGGTTGATTATGTTGAGCAACTAACCGAGATTTTCTCGCAACCCAATGCGATAAACTTCACCTTCCGCGATGGTCGAGAAGCCTTCATATTTGCTAATGCGAGTCAGATGCTTCCTTTCAGGGGATGCGGTGTGCTGAGAGTGTCCTTTGATGACGGCCGCACATGGCCGCATAATCGAGTTTTCAATCCTCGACACTACGTATATCAATGTATGGCTCAATTGCCTAACGGGAAACTTGGGTTGCTTTGGGAAAGAGAGTGGCAGGGTCTATTCTTTTCCGAAATTGACGAAGAATGGCTGACAGCCTCCCTAAGCACCATCAGCTAAACACACGCATTGTGGTTCTTATTTATCACGGCTGCCGCCACTCTATAGCGGTAATGCGTTTCCTGAATCCTCATCTAAAAATGCAACTCTGAAAAGGAGTATTGACATGTCTGTTCCGACTGCAAGTTCGGAGCCTGCGACTTATGAAGGTCTGCCTTGGTACAAATGCCTCTCAAAAGAAAAATGGCGGGCATTCTTTGCAGCATGGCTGGGAGTACTGCTGGACGGCTATGATTTTGTGCTCATCTCATTCGCCCTGCCAGCGATTATCGCCGCCTTTGACCTAACCCTTGTTCAAGGAGCTTCCTTAGTATCCGCAGCCTTTGTGTCGCGCTGGCTTGGCGGACTGGTACTTGGAGCGTTTGCGGACAAGGTTGGGCGTAAACCCGCCATGATCGTCTCGATTTTCATGTTTGCGGGGGCTTCCATTGCTATGGCTTTCGCCCCAGCATATTGGGTGATCTTCCTTTGCCGACTACTTATTGGTTTTGCGATGGCAGGCGAGTATTCTTCTTCAGCCACCTATATTATCGAGTCGTGGCCGAAACATATGCGTAACAAGGCCTCGGGTTTTCTACTGTCAGGTTTCGCCTTTGGTGTTATTCTGGCAGCGCAGGTTGATCGTTACCTCGCCGAGTGGGTAGAGTCGTGGCATCCAGGCTGGGGTTGGCGTGCGCTCTTTTTAACCGGAATTGTTCCTATCCTCGTCGCAATCTATATGCGCACTAACTTGCCCGAAGCAGATGATTGGGAAGCACAATCCGGTGAGCAAGAAAAAGAAAACGACATGCTCCATGTGTTGTTCGGTGGATCTCGTAAGATAGTAAATCTTTTGGGAGTCATCGGAGCATCGATAATGTTGCTTCTGATCTTCAGTGAATTAAGCATCCCAGTGTGGGCAATTGCTGCCCTTGCGGTTGCAACTGGAGCTATTTTCATTGCCTTCGTTGTTCAATTTGATACTAAACGTTGGGTGATCGGCATTTCCATCATGATCACGATCTTCGCCTCCTTCATGTATACCTGGCCAATTCAAGGTTTGCTTCCTACATACCTCAAGGGGGTTGGAATGGATCCCGCCACAGTAGCCAGTGTCGTAACCTTTGCAGGTTTGGGAAATGCTGCAGGTTACATCATTGCGGGATTCGCTGGTGATCGCTTTGGCATGCGTCGCTGGTATGTCATCAGTCTGCTTATATCGCAAACCATTGTCTTCCCGCTATTCCTGCAAGATGGAAAATGGGTTGCGCTGGTTGCTGCACTTCTTTTCTTTAACCAAATGTTTGGACAAGGAATTTCTGGACTTCTTCCGAAGTGGGTCTCAAGCTACTTCCCAGTTGAAAAGCGGGCAGCCGGTTTGGGATTTTGCTATAACGTAGGTGCGCTTGGTGGTGCGGTCGGCCCCGTATTAGGCGCTGCTATTGCTGACAAATGGTCCCTGGGTGGCGCGTTGGCAGTGCTTTCTGTTGGTTTCGCTGGCATAGTGATTCTTTCGATTGGTTTCAATATTCCTCGGCGTCTACAGATGCTGGTTGATTCGTCTGCGGTGCGCCCTGAAGACGGCAACGACGAGGCCATAGCCAAGACCTAAATATGAGTATCTAGTTTCAAGGAAAACTAGGCGCGAAATTGGTTGTCGACGGTGCATACCTAGCAGGTTCTGATGCTCTGGTTTCAGGTCTGGGTAATGTTGATCCCGTTGGCTAGGTACAACTGCACCGCGTTGCCGTCAAAAAGCTACCGGGTTTTGGCTCAAAAGACCGCAATGGTCTGTCAGCTCTATTCGAAAATGTTTTTGCGCCAAGGGTCGACGCTGGTACAACTTCAGGTGTTGGTGCTTTGTACAACGCTGGCACGCAGAATTGGTATCAGCACCACCATCGCATGGTTAATCCTTGAAGAAGCAGCAGCCAAAAATCGCGCTACCATCAAAGAATCTGG
The nucleotide sequence above comes from Corynebacterium mustelae. Encoded proteins:
- a CDS encoding MFS transporter yields the protein MSVPTASSEPATYEGLPWYKCLSKEKWRAFFAAWLGVLLDGYDFVLISFALPAIIAAFDLTLVQGASLVSAAFVSRWLGGLVLGAFADKVGRKPAMIVSIFMFAGASIAMAFAPAYWVIFLCRLLIGFAMAGEYSSSATYIIESWPKHMRNKASGFLLSGFAFGVILAAQVDRYLAEWVESWHPGWGWRALFLTGIVPILVAIYMRTNLPEADDWEAQSGEQEKENDMLHVLFGGSRKIVNLLGVIGASIMLLLIFSELSIPVWAIAALAVATGAIFIAFVVQFDTKRWVIGISIMITIFASFMYTWPIQGLLPTYLKGVGMDPATVASVVTFAGLGNAAGYIIAGFAGDRFGMRRWYVISLLISQTIVFPLFLQDGKWVALVAALLFFNQMFGQGISGLLPKWVSSYFPVEKRAAGLGFCYNVGALGGAVGPVLGAAIADKWSLGGALAVLSVGFAGIVILSIGFNIPRRLQMLVDSSAVRPEDGNDEAIAKT
- a CDS encoding sialidase family protein, translating into MAKHSNDVPKVILDVDTWGEHEVDLESVCPLTKEGTLLLEFSTTIDGTLLVMDGTNGRIELRIEGGRLNGDFVFDGQQRWLDAEDALGFDDGHNHCVGLSANESGLHIFVDGYEAFSATLAAWFDALDVTSLVVDPDRIMNPIRLRVWDRPLSLGAVAAASPAAKPFLQFAASQLSDRDAQRCGSLRQGALRARFRTRGEGQGGAIIAAGGSRGHLELGVENGDLYYRLICDGVAVADVVSPGHYDNGDWHDIILVSGRGAIDLYADGTPLIHVPGEAFFADLGDISRVTVGANLDGIRLFGEAQTAYIYDAVLSDFQIKRLVGAEPIPTRALFDTGLKGSKSYRIPSLITLKSGVVIAGADQRVSIANDSPNDINFVIRRSLDGGTTWEDPQTLIVYPGSGRLGASVIDSVVVQDEESGRVIVLIDHFPGGIGQPNCKVGTGFDEQGHKLLFDKTGRKYSLAESGAVLDENGGTTEYRVEDNGDVFVGSEQRGNIHLAEGVDPNESLLSARTCYLQMIYSDDDGETWSQPIDITAQVKKDWNRFFGTSPGNGIQIKKGPYKGRILIPVYYNHEEGITFSCAVIYTDDAGRTWHLGDSPNDGRELFGKTISSRDLNDDIGSLHESAIIEGKSGNIHVYMRNQHPSGRVAHAVSEDGGQTWGEVDYVEQLTEIFSQPNAINFTFRDGREAFIFANASQMLPFRGCGVLRVSFDDGRTWPHNRVFNPRHYVYQCMAQLPNGKLGLLWEREWQGLFFSEIDEEWLTASLSTIS